In Aspergillus fumigatus Af293 chromosome 6, whole genome shotgun sequence, the genomic window GCAGATTGAATATTGGCTCAGCTTACTCAAGGTCATCACGATTATAGTATGCTCGCATCCCCGCGATGTTGTTAGATATTCAATTATGAGACTAACTCGTTCAGATCTTCATCATTCTCGGGATTGTTGTCAACTGCGGGGGCAATAAGGACCACAAATACATCGGTGACAAGTACTTCTATGTCGGCGATGCCCCCTTCGTAGGTGGAATCGGTGGATTCGCCTCCGTCTTTGTCACGGCATCGTTTGCTTAGTATgttttttattttattttcaTCTAGCATAAGGAATGCAGAACAGAGCTGACTTCATCCAGTGGCGGCACGGAATCCATTGCCATCACAGCGGGAGAAACCAAAGACCCAGCTAAAAACCTGCCGCGAGTCGTCCGCAATGTCTTCTGGCGCATCGTCCTCTTCtacatcatctccatcattCTCATCGGTCTCAATGTTCCCTACAACTACCCCAACCTGTCAAAGAAAACCACCGCCACCAGCCCGTTCACCATCGTCTTCATGGAAGCTGGCAGCGCCGTGGCAGGCAGCTTCATCAACGCCGTGCTAATGACCAGCGTCATCTCCGCCGCCAACCATGCCCTCTTCGCAGGGTCCCGGCTTCTCTACACGCTCGCGGTAGACGGCCACGCCCCTCATTTCTTTGGCCACCTCAACCGCTTCCAGATCCCCTGGGTCGCCGTGCTAGCCACATCCCTCGTCAGCGGTCTCTGCTTCGGAGCCAGCTACATCGGAGCCGGCCAGCTCTGGACCTGGTTGCAAAAGTAAGACCCCCTTAGCCTATCAACGGTCCCTATAAGCAAGCCCTAACAGTGAAACCAGCATCGTCGGCGTCTCCAACCAAATCTCGTGGGTCTGCATCGGCATCGCCTCCCTGCGCTTCCGCGCCGCCATCCGCCGGCAGAACCTCGAGCATCTCCTCCCCTTCAAGAACTGGACGTACCCCGTCGGCCCCATCATCGCCGTCGGGCTGAATATCGTCCTGATCCTCGTGCAGGGCTGGTCCTGCTTCAGCCCGTCCTTCCAGGCCGTCGACTTTGTGTCGTTCTACATCGAGATCCCTATCATGATTGTCATGTTTTTGGCCTGGAAGCTGGTTAAGCAGACGAGGTTCGTGCatctggatgagatggacTTGGTTACTGATCGGTATGATCTGAATGCGGAGCATGCTGAAAGCGATGGCAATGCCGATGGTGATAGCCCGTCGCGGGTCGGGAGGATTCTGCATATCAAACAGTTGCAGAGTGAAAAGGGCGTGCTCGGGAAGCTGAAGCGAGTTGGGATGTGGCTGTTCCTATAGAATTCATCCTGTACTCATTTACGTTCATATTCGTAATAGACATGTGTATATATGGGACTTGAACGAATGAGACATGGCACGGCACAACTCATGGCTCCCTACTTTGTCGCTGATCAAGGTTGGATCGATAATGATGACATACACGACTCATCTCCGTGGCATTGGTACTAGATACTACCGTACAGTATAGACACAGAACGCAAACGGGAGTTCCACATCAAATCTCTATTCAACCGTCGAGTATTCCCGAGCCATATAGTCACAAGCACTAGATATTAGGCCATCCGTCCAGCAGGATATCAGAGCCAGTCTGTTGTATGTATAGTCTATGAGACATGTAGAATGCCGACAAAGCCAAGGGGGACCAAACCAGAAACCAGAGAAACGAAAACgaataattatatatattgtcCGGCTCCCCTCCTATGCATTATGCAGCAGTGTGGATGATCGAACATAGTAATGCGAATGGCGTGACCCCGTGAGAACTCCGAGAATACAAAGGAGACAAAACGCCAGTGATGAACCTTTGACCTTGATGTAACGgaaagaatggaagatgagggTGATCGTAAAATACGCAACGGCCAATGTATAGCGTATAGACCAGGCTGAGAAATCCGAGTGGTAGATGTGAAAATGCCACAGCTGGGGTTGCTGGAGCACATGCGAATCCAGGGATATCAAGAACAAAGGAAATAGTGAGTCCGCAGATGGTGTGAGCTGCGCAAGGCTGCAAATGAGTGGTGATCAAATCGTAACAGTAAATTAAGGTGGGCGTTCGAGGTACACGGACAAAAGAAATTAAGCATCAGAGTCGTTCAGTTCGTAGGACCTGCTACAAGAATCGATGTCTGAAGGAGGTCTCCGGGGGCTTCCAAGCGGCCAAAATCGACGAAAAGTGACTAATCTGGGCCCATATCAAGTCCTGCTGTAGGAGACGATCAGTCGTTCACCATATCATCCAAGGCCATCTTTCGCCTCTTCGCGGGCCTGGGTTCGTCTGTTTCGGGTCCCCCAGCTGGTTGTTCGTCCcgaggacgagctggagACGACTGCACTGAAAGAGTTTGTGCTCCTTGTATAATTGAATTTGATTGATGCGGAGCTACTTCTCCGTGGCCGTGTTCGAGTGCTGCGTGACGCGTTTGCGcggcagaagaagttggCTCCATCAAACTGTGCGGCGACGAACCCCTAGTCTGCTgctgtggctgtggctgCATCAGCTCCTCACGGAGCCGAGGGGACCACACCGCTGGGTAAGGATCGCTCAACCGATGTGCCTGTGGTGCGGGACGGGAGTGCGGCATCGCTGGAGGGAAAATGGGGGGCAATCGGACTGGAGATTCCGGGTATGCTTCGCGAGTGTCGCCCGGCGGCAACCGGCTCACCATTCTCGGACTCACGGTGTATGGCGGCATAGGCACACCGAATGGTTGCTGATACTGCGGGGGAGATGTGGTAGGAGGTAATCCCTGGTGAGTATACGAAGAAAAAGCCCGTCGTGCGCCCATTTGCGAGCCACCGAGATTGAGCACAGGACTGAAACCACTTGTGAGAGGCATGATTCCCGACTGTGTCGCGGCTGTCATCTGTGGTAtggaaccagaagaagaaaatcgCCTATGCCCAAGGTTTGACTGCATCGATATTGAAGGATCCACCGCCTGGGGAAATACAGAAGTCGACCACCTGTGAGGGTGACCTGGCGCAGCCCTAAACCCGACTGTCCCGTGTGGTGTACCAGGTATCTGGAGGTCTGTCACAGGTCGAATTTCGCGAGAGCCGGTGGACTTATGTGTATGAGTGCGTCTGGCTagaggaggctgctgctcTCCAGATGTCACCGCATTTTCTGCCTGTGTTGTGTACGTCCTGAGAGacgcatcctcagccttcaGTGGcggtcttcctcttttcttatGCGTAACATCCACACAGGTAGCCTTTTTTGCACCAGCATTCACCTTAGCAACGAACTGCAACTCAGGTGGACTAAGATAGATTGGCTTACCTCCTTTCCCGACAAGACGCACCTGCGACAAGGTCGGGCAGGATCGCACCCTAGATGCTTCTTCTTGCAATTAACACACGCGGATGCGACGTGAGCTTTAGTGCGTCTCGTCCCTTTTGGCAGCAGCGCTCTAGTGGTTGTGCCAGTTGGCGAGGTTCCACGACTCGAGGATGGAAACGCCGTCGAGGACTCTTGTGCTTCTCGTTGTTCAGTGGTCCCCAATGGTGCTTGGAAACCAGGGACAGTTTTATTGAAGATGAACGGTGGTCgcatctcttctccagcgGTCCGGGCCACATATTGTTGGAATGCTGAAGTATGGCCTGCCGCGGGGCCTGAAGATCCCGACGCCAGAGCCGTCTCTGAGACAGACGCCGGTGTCACCGCGGGGGCGGTCACTGGCACAGCCGTAACTGTCGGCAGTCCTGTTGTATGAGGGGGCGGTTTGACGTGTCGAGTAGTCTCCAGCGGGTCTTCTGCCGGGACCGAGCTGGACATAGGGTGGACGGGTGGAAGATCCCGGGAATTGCACAGACGAGCATTTGTCGGTAGCGTGTACTTAAGAGCAAGCCGTTCGGAGGCTGAACTGAACCTTGGATGTCCAAATTGTGTGCTGGTGAGGGCTGAAGGGGGAAGGACGAGTGATTGCATTTGGTAGGTTGAGGGTCCCTGTTGCTGTAGAGGAACTACGGCTGGAAGGGTTCAAAGGAACAGAAAACAAACTAGATCTGATGTTGAAATAGGCAGCATATCTGGCATGGAGAGAAGGCTTTCGGGAGTTGCAGTGTCTATCCAATCGCAATagttctttcttctcaatcACCGGTCGTCATCTGAGATTCTCACGCTTACAAGTCCATGGACCGGAGGAGCTTATAATCAGTCAGTACAATATCTGCGATTGGATAAGTCATAAACTAGGGTGTGTCGATCATTGAATTATGCCCACAACATGACAGCGGTCTTCATAGATTCGGCCGTTCTCATGTAGGGTTGATTTATTGCAGTATGGGAAGGGCGATCAATGGGGCTAGGCAGGACGATAGAACGGGGCATTTCAACGAAAGAACGAAAtaagaaagaaataaaacGGCTCAAAAAGGGAAAGTAAATATGCCTTACCTCCGAGTCACGATGCATGCTGAAAATTGGGCCCCAGACGTTATGGCTTTTGGGTGAACTTTGGAGACAGTCCACTACCcgaaagggggaaaaagggaaaaacGGTGAACTATACAGGGCAGTGAGACGCACTACTTGGTTCTGCCAATTAATTTTGAACAGCTGCTGGAGTGAAAAGAACACATAGAGAGTCAGAGGCCTAAATATCGGttactctttttttttttttttttttttggacCAGAAGTGGCATACAGCTGCTCATCTACCGTTAAGTGGGAAGACTTGCTTCGAGCGAGGAGACGATAGTGAAAGGTCGATTGATGGAGTCTGATTGATCTagtctttccctttctctcaGGTTAGATTAGGCTTCTACCTTAAAACGGGAAAAGCTCTGATGCGCCATGCGATGTGAGGAAAGAGTGGGTTATAGTGGTGGCCAGTGCAACAGCGACTAGCAGCCGATAGCCTTGATCTCCATCACGGTAGATCTCAATGGGGCTAaatggaggagggaggagtcTTCCTTTGGCGCTCCAGAGTCCAGATGACGGAAAGGTGTCACTGCTCACTAGGGATGGGAGAATTAGAGGGACAAATAGTAGACCGATAGTCACAGGTTCCAATCCTcccgggggggggggggggggttaACCCCAGCTAAGGCCAATCAGTAAGTAATAAGGCCTCAATGTTCAGTGATGAGCCTCGAACAGACCCGCAGTCACATTGTTGCTAGTAGTCCCATTGTGTCTGTGGCATTTcgttcctttttttctttttcctcttttctttttttattttctttttggtTTCCTGAACGACCCCGACtatctttttctcttttcccttgtttcctcttcttcaaccgaCTGCTCCAAGTGGACCTGGACCTCGATAGGGAATAAGGGTGACACTGCCAGTGGCACAATCCCAAAACGGTTAAACAACCTCTTGggtcgatgtcgatgctcCATAGCATGCAGTATCTAGGTAGGAACCATCCTAGTAGGGCAGATCAGCTCGAGAACAGCTGCTCCTTTGGAGTGGGGCAAGAAATTCGGCCCTGCTTCCATTTTCtattttcctcttttctctttctctctctccttttctcatttcttttttttttttctcttcccctttTGCTTTTGATAGAAGTGAAATTATGGGATGTTGCCGAATCAGGGAAATGGACGCAAGGCGAAAGGAAGCCAACGACGGATCGACGTCCGCGCCCGCCCGCCTGCAGTTTCTTGCCAATAGTCCGCTCGGCAGGGAGAGAGCTGCGCATTTGCCATTATTCTTTAGCTCATTCTGTCCCAGTTTGACATGCGCCAAAAGCCGAAATGGGGTTTGGGGGATTGGGACTGAGAAAAGTGAGGGAGCGACTTGCAAGAAGGTTTCGGGAGAAGTCGCCAGGATTTTTCTAGCTTGTCGGTCCAATGGCATCAGCAGTTCCGCAGAATCAGCACAGAGCTGGTTGTCTGTGTACCCTCCACACATGAGACATGTACGATAGAAAGCTGAGAAGGATGCACAGCACCGGCTGTTTTCCTAAAAgcccaaagaaagaaatcaCCGAATCCTGTTTTCTGACCAATAGCACGGCGCCTGCATCTTATTTTGTCCAGCTTGAGTCGCCGGGGTGGAGTATGCTTTCCCTTAAAGAGTCTTAGACCATTTTCATGCTGAGGATCCAGCAATTCAGAAGGAGCTGCTTATTTTTCTAAATGATCTTCATCAGTCCAAATGATGACGACTTCACGATTCCTTTCCTCTTGGGGTTTCACGCTCTCTGTTTTGCCCATTTCTCGGGCTCatctttgttcttttcaCTGACAATGGTGAGCCCTTTCTTTTACGAAATCAGGTGACTTGAATGGCAGtatctctttctccatcatgtTACGGAGATCCTCAGGAAGGAATGAATCCTGGGGGAATCTTGCTCACGCCTTAGCCTCTGGAATGCAGAGATCGTCATGGAACCCGTGTGGCTCCGAAGGCACGGGACAGCATGATGATTTGACAACTTGACACTTGATTAGACAGACCTAGACACTGTGCGCTCATGGAATTAATGAATCTTGTGTAAAGGCAGTTCCGAAGAGTAGCTGTGGTAGCCAA contains:
- a CDS encoding amino acid permease codes for the protein MTVHDIEKYPPHAPQEPLSGKAAGAEPFEFNQHVNADRLARKLSARQVQMIAIGGTIGTGLFLGTGKALATGGPASMLISYAICGGIVFVTMLSLGEMAAFIPIAGSFCTFAGRFVDDALGFALTWNYWFNDAVSTAADVIALQLLLQYWTDNFPGWAISLIFLIFVILLNVMSVRIYGEIEYWLSLLKVITIIIFIILGIVVNCGGNKDHKYIGDKYFYVGDAPFVGGIGGFASVFVTASFAYGGTESIAITAGETKDPAKNLPRVVRNVFWRIVLFYIISIILIGLNVPYNYPNLSKKTTATSPFTIVFMEAGSAVAGSFINAVLMTSVISAANHALFAGSRLLYTLAVDGHAPHFFGHLNRFQIPWVAVLATSLVSGLCFGASYIGAGQLWTWLQNIVGVSNQISWVCIGIASLRFRAAIRRQNLEHLLPFKNWTYPVGPIIAVGLNIVLILVQGWSCFSPSFQAVDFVSFYIEIPIMIVMFLAWKLVKQTRFVHLDEMDLVTDRYDLNAEHAESDGNADGDSPSRVGRILHIKQLQSEKGVLGKLKRVGMWLFL
- the sclB gene encoding uncharacterized protein, which produces MQSLVLPPSALTSTQFGHPRFSSASERLALKYTLPTNARLCNSRDLPPVHPMSSSVPAEDPLETTRHVKPPPHTTGLPTVTAVPVTAPAVTPASVSETALASGSSGPAAGHTSAFQQYVARTAGEEMRPPFIFNKTVPGFQAPLGTTEQREAQESSTAFPSSSRGTSPTGTTTRALLPKGTRRTKAHVASACVNCKKKHLGCDPARPCRRCVLSGKEATCVDVTHKKRGRPPLKAEDASLRTYTTQAENAVTSGEQQPPLARRTHTHKSTGSREIRPVTDLQIPGTPHGTVGFRAAPGHPHRWSTSVFPQAVDPSISMQSNLGHRRFSSSGSIPQMTAATQSGIMPLTSGFSPVLNLGGSQMGARRAFSSYTHQGLPPTTSPPQYQQPFGVPMPPYTVSPRMVSRLPPGDTREAYPESPVRLPPIFPPAMPHSRPAPQAHRLSDPYPAVWSPRLREELMQPQPQQQTRGSSPHSLMEPTSSAAQTRHAALEHGHGEVAPHQSNSIIQGAQTLSVQSSPARPRDEQPAGGPETDEPRPAKRRKMALDDMVND